One stretch of Variovorax sp. TBS-050B DNA includes these proteins:
- a CDS encoding branched-chain amino acid ABC transporter ATP-binding protein/permease — MNDKLRMRQCMVWVGAVVAVLALVPAVAGSFTVSLLNDIGIGALVALGLVLLTGVGGATSFGQAAFVGIAAYATAWLTTTQGLSPWVGLVFALLLTGLSALAIGMLTLRLGGHFLPLSTIAWGLSIAMLFGNVDALGRHTGLSNIPALRIAGFSLADPRAMYYLIWAVVGLACLFSHNLLQSRPGRAIRGLRGGATLLASVGADAYRVRLSLFVTAALFAGLAGWLYAHMNRFVSPSPFDVRASIEYLLMAVAGGLGQLSGALVGAALVLVLKNGLQDVLPMLTQRAGQLEAVAFATLFILLLHFARSGLMGLLRRWRLRRAGPPVASRHDAPAVAPLPHRALPARGTPVLSVQGAVKRFGGLVAVNDVSFDVNAGEIVGLIGPNGAGKSTMFNLLTCTLPMTSGQVRFLGRDIAGMPQRAVARLGLARTFQHVKLRPHMSLLDNVALGAHARTGAGILKAGLRLDRGEEMQILQEAQRQLDRIGLGDRAHELAGSLPLGTQRILEIARALAADPVLLVLDEPAAGLRRKEKMALGELLRKLREEGVTILIVEHDMDFVMKLVDRLVVMNFGAKLVEGVPAAVRADPRVQAAYLGSVVDEAPAAAAAPTGAVRSMEVLS; from the coding sequence ATGAACGACAAGCTCCGCATGCGCCAGTGCATGGTCTGGGTGGGCGCGGTCGTCGCCGTGCTGGCGCTGGTGCCGGCGGTGGCGGGCAGCTTCACCGTCTCGCTGCTCAACGACATCGGCATCGGCGCGCTGGTGGCGCTGGGCCTGGTGCTGCTCACCGGCGTGGGCGGCGCCACCTCCTTCGGGCAGGCGGCCTTCGTCGGCATCGCGGCCTATGCCACCGCGTGGCTCACCACCACGCAGGGCCTGTCGCCGTGGGTCGGGCTCGTGTTCGCGCTGCTGCTCACGGGCCTGTCGGCGCTCGCGATCGGCATGCTCACGCTGCGCCTCGGCGGACACTTCCTGCCGCTCAGCACCATCGCCTGGGGGCTGTCGATCGCGATGCTGTTCGGCAACGTCGATGCGCTCGGGCGGCACACGGGCCTGTCGAACATCCCGGCGCTGCGCATCGCGGGCTTCTCGCTCGCCGATCCGCGCGCGATGTACTACCTGATCTGGGCCGTGGTCGGGCTGGCCTGCCTGTTCAGCCACAACCTGCTGCAATCGCGGCCCGGCCGTGCGATCCGCGGCCTGCGCGGCGGCGCCACGCTGCTCGCGAGCGTGGGCGCCGATGCCTACCGCGTGCGGCTGTCGCTGTTCGTCACGGCCGCGCTGTTCGCCGGGCTCGCGGGCTGGCTCTATGCGCACATGAACCGCTTCGTCAGCCCCTCGCCCTTCGACGTGCGCGCGAGCATCGAGTATTTGCTGATGGCGGTGGCCGGCGGTCTCGGCCAGCTCTCGGGCGCGCTCGTGGGCGCGGCGCTGGTGCTGGTGCTCAAGAACGGCCTGCAGGACGTGCTGCCGATGCTGACGCAGCGCGCCGGCCAGCTCGAGGCCGTGGCCTTCGCCACGCTCTTCATCCTGCTGCTGCACTTCGCGCGCAGCGGGCTCATGGGCCTCTTGCGGCGCTGGCGCCTGCGGCGCGCCGGCCCGCCGGTCGCCTCGCGCCACGACGCGCCCGCGGTGGCGCCGCTGCCGCATCGCGCACTGCCGGCGCGCGGCACGCCGGTGCTGTCGGTGCAGGGCGCGGTCAAGCGCTTCGGCGGGCTGGTGGCGGTGAACGACGTGAGCTTCGACGTGAACGCCGGCGAGATCGTCGGCCTGATCGGACCCAACGGCGCGGGCAAGTCGACCATGTTCAACCTGCTGACCTGCACGCTGCCGATGACGTCGGGCCAGGTGCGCTTTCTCGGCCGCGACATCGCCGGCATGCCGCAGCGCGCGGTGGCGCGGCTGGGCCTGGCGCGCACCTTCCAGCACGTGAAGCTGCGCCCGCACATGAGCCTGCTCGACAACGTGGCGCTGGGCGCGCATGCGCGCACGGGCGCCGGCATCCTGAAGGCCGGCCTCCGGCTCGACCGCGGCGAGGAGATGCAGATCCTGCAGGAGGCGCAGCGGCAGCTCGACCGCATCGGCCTGGGCGACCGCGCGCACGAGCTCGCGGGCAGCCTGCCGCTGGGCACGCAGCGCATCCTCGAGATCGCACGCGCGCTCGCGGCCGACCCGGTGCTGCTGGTGCTGGACGAGCCCGCGGCCGGCCTGCGGCGCAAGGAAAAGATGGCGCTCGGCGAGCTGCTGCGCAAGCTGCGCGAGGAGGGCGTGACCATCCTCATCGTCGAACATGACATGGACTTCGTGATGAAACTCGTCGATCGCCTCGTGGTGATGAACTTCGGCGCCAAGCTGGTGGAAGGCGTGCCCGCCGCGGTGCGCGCCGATCCGCGCGTGCAGGCCGCCTACCTGGGCAGCGTGGTGGACGAGGCGCCGGCGGCAGCCGCCGCCCCGACGGGCGCGGTGCGCAGCATGGAGGTCCTGTCATGA
- a CDS encoding branched-chain amino acid ABC transporter permease, which produces MTWDVALILVTDGLANGAVYLLAGLGLVLIFSVTRVVFVPFGDLAAFAALSLAAFETGRVPPTIGLVAVLAALALATEIGSLLRRGEAARIPKALLTWGVLPAVPCVLAWLAARPGVPVAVHIAVAVLLVVPMAPLLARVVFQPIADASVLVLLIVSLALHFLLSGLGLLFFGPEGSRTTPLTSAMFTLGDGFTVSGQVVLMVGAAIVLSGLFFLVFERTVAGKALRATAVNRVGARLVGIRPVRTALLAYGCASLLAGLIGVLIAPVTTMYYDSGFIIGLKAFVAAIIGGLVSYPMTALGALAVGVVESFASFWSGALKDVIVFSLLIPVLMLRSFLAAHSEEEEDEVDQ; this is translated from the coding sequence ATGACCTGGGACGTGGCATTGATCCTCGTCACCGACGGCCTGGCCAACGGTGCGGTCTATCTGCTGGCCGGGCTCGGGCTGGTGCTGATCTTCTCGGTCACCCGCGTGGTGTTCGTGCCCTTCGGCGACCTCGCGGCCTTCGCGGCGCTGTCGCTCGCGGCCTTCGAGACCGGCCGCGTGCCGCCGACCATCGGCCTGGTCGCGGTGCTGGCCGCGCTGGCGCTGGCCACTGAGATAGGCAGCCTGCTGCGCCGCGGCGAGGCCGCACGCATTCCGAAGGCGCTCCTGACCTGGGGCGTGCTGCCCGCGGTGCCCTGCGTGCTCGCATGGCTGGCGGCGCGGCCCGGCGTGCCGGTGGCGGTGCACATCGCGGTGGCGGTGCTGCTGGTGGTGCCGATGGCGCCGCTGCTCGCGCGCGTGGTGTTCCAGCCGATCGCCGATGCGTCGGTGCTGGTGCTTTTGATCGTCTCGCTCGCGCTGCACTTCCTGCTCTCGGGCCTGGGCCTGCTGTTCTTCGGGCCCGAGGGCTCGCGCACCACGCCGCTCACGAGCGCGATGTTCACGCTCGGCGACGGCTTCACGGTCAGCGGCCAGGTGGTGCTGATGGTGGGCGCGGCGATCGTGCTCAGCGGGCTGTTCTTCCTGGTGTTCGAGCGAACGGTGGCCGGCAAGGCGCTGCGCGCCACGGCGGTCAACCGCGTCGGTGCGCGGCTGGTCGGCATCCGGCCGGTGCGCACGGCGCTGCTGGCCTACGGCTGCGCCTCGCTGCTGGCGGGCCTGATCGGCGTGCTGATCGCGCCCGTGACCACCATGTACTACGACTCGGGCTTCATCATCGGCCTCAAGGCCTTCGTGGCCGCGATCATCGGCGGGCTGGTGAGCTACCCGATGACCGCGCTCGGTGCGCTGGCGGTCGGCGTGGTCGAGAGCTTCGCTTCGTTCTGGAGCGGCGCGCTCAAGGACGTGATCGTGTTCAGCCTGCTGATCCCGGTGCTGATGCTGCGCTCCTTCCTGGCAGCCCACAGCGAAGAGGAAGAAGACGAGGTGGACCAATGA
- a CDS encoding ABC transporter substrate-binding protein, whose amino-acid sequence MKSLMQTLARGTLAAALTACGIASALAADLKVGLSVSLSGPNSSLGVPYAKGMQAALAYKGEVEGRKIQLIVLDDGSDPTTAGRNARKLIEEDKVDLLMGTSGVPAAIAMAQVGKEAKTPMIGLTPILLDAAENPWVVTVAQPTQLMIDAVVERMKRNNVKTVGYIGFTDAWGDLVYNALMKAAPAAGIKVVSNERYARGDASVTGQVLKIVALRPDAVMTGGAGTPGALPFLALQERGYRGGVYGQHGLINPDFVRVVGAAGQNALMPTGPVIVAEQLPDGYPTKKIATDFRAVFQKVNNASTSDAFSAYSFDGWLVFADAASRAMKKAEPGTAEFRVALRDAIFSTREVVGTHGVYSFKPGNLYGVDERARVIVKLDNGQWKLAP is encoded by the coding sequence ATGAAGAGCCTGATGCAGACCCTGGCGCGCGGCACCCTCGCCGCGGCGCTGACCGCTTGCGGCATCGCGAGCGCCCTGGCGGCCGATCTCAAAGTGGGGCTGAGCGTCTCGCTCTCCGGCCCCAACTCCTCGCTCGGCGTGCCCTATGCCAAGGGCATGCAGGCGGCGCTGGCCTACAAGGGCGAGGTCGAGGGCCGCAAGATCCAGCTCATCGTGCTCGACGACGGCTCCGACCCGACCACGGCCGGCCGCAACGCGCGCAAGCTGATCGAGGAGGACAAGGTCGACCTGCTCATGGGCACCTCGGGCGTGCCGGCCGCGATCGCGATGGCGCAGGTCGGCAAGGAGGCGAAGACGCCGATGATCGGCCTCACGCCGATCCTGCTCGACGCGGCCGAGAACCCGTGGGTCGTGACCGTGGCGCAGCCCACGCAGCTGATGATCGACGCGGTGGTCGAGCGCATGAAGCGCAACAACGTCAAGACCGTCGGCTACATCGGCTTCACCGACGCCTGGGGCGACCTGGTCTACAACGCGCTGATGAAGGCCGCGCCCGCGGCCGGCATCAAGGTGGTGAGCAACGAGCGCTATGCGCGCGGCGATGCCTCGGTCACGGGGCAGGTGCTGAAGATCGTCGCGCTGCGGCCCGACGCGGTGATGACCGGCGGCGCGGGCACGCCCGGGGCCTTGCCCTTCCTGGCACTGCAGGAGCGCGGCTACAGGGGCGGCGTGTACGGCCAGCACGGCCTGATCAACCCCGACTTCGTGCGCGTGGTCGGCGCCGCGGGCCAGAACGCGCTCATGCCCACCGGCCCGGTGATCGTGGCCGAGCAGCTGCCCGACGGCTATCCGACCAAGAAGATCGCGACCGATTTCCGCGCCGTGTTCCAGAAGGTCAACAACGCGTCGACCAGCGATGCCTTCTCGGCCTATTCCTTCGACGGCTGGCTGGTGTTCGCCGACGCGGCATCGCGCGCGATGAAGAAGGCCGAGCCGGGCACGGCGGAGTTCCGCGTGGCGCTGCGCGACGCGATCTTCAGCACCAGGGAGGTGGTGGGCACGCACGGCGTCTACAGCTTCAAGCCCGGCAACCTCTACGGCGTGGACGAACGCGCGCGCGTGATCGTCAAGCTCGACAACGGCCAATGGAAGCTCGCACCTTGA
- a CDS encoding aromatic-ring-hydroxylating dioxygenase subunit beta — MNGDPRDFAAHEAALLDGRRFDEWLALFAEDGRYWVPLLGAAQADPFSHNSLAFEDRLLLQLRVERLKNPRAHSQHPMSHCQHVLQASRIEQEEGEGGEVRLRTPFVYVESRGGGATAAERHGAPPPRAHRRGLGHPREAHRPARPRAGLAGDPAVHLSIPPFLPPLFLITGATT; from the coding sequence ATGAACGGCGACCCGCGCGATTTCGCGGCGCACGAGGCCGCGCTGCTCGACGGCCGCCGCTTCGACGAATGGCTCGCGCTCTTCGCCGAGGACGGCCGCTACTGGGTGCCGCTGCTCGGCGCGGCGCAGGCCGATCCGTTCTCGCACAACTCGCTGGCCTTCGAGGACCGGCTGCTGCTGCAGCTGCGCGTCGAGCGGCTGAAGAATCCGCGCGCCCACTCGCAGCATCCGATGAGCCATTGCCAGCATGTGCTGCAGGCCTCGCGCATCGAGCAGGAGGAAGGCGAGGGCGGCGAGGTCCGCCTGCGCACGCCCTTCGTCTACGTCGAATCGCGCGGCGGGGGCGCAACTGCTGCTGAGCGGCACGGCGCGCCACCGCCTCGTGCGCACCGACGCGGGCTGGGCCATCCGCGAGAAGCGCATCGACCTGCTCGACCCCGGGCGGGCCTTGCCGGCGATCCAGCTGTTCATCTGAGTATTCCCCCGTTTCTTCCACCCTTGTTTCTCATCACCGGAGCTACGACATGA
- a CDS encoding aromatic ring-hydroxylating dioxygenase subunit alpha, producing MNSYRHHPDRIAALVQDDRVHRDLYLSDELFALEQERLFANSWVFLGHASQVPAAGDFITQEIAGRPLLMVRQPDGAVHVMYNRCAHKGTQLVTDESGNTGRFFRCPYHAWTYKLDGAPLGLPLKNGYEGTQLKACESGQGLSAVRHVKVYRDFVFVRLSDAGPSFEDYFGEVLGAIDNMVDRSPEGRLTAEGGVLRNIVHCNWKVYLENINDTVHPMSTHESATQAAEALWEGHAPDDPKPMAMEQILPFGSGYEFFDRMGGRVFANGHSVLGIHFSIHSNYAQLPAYEAAMRAAHGEARAAEILQRSPQNSVLYPSLSVKGSPQAIRVIRPLAADRTLIEAWSFRAAGAPALLFERALSYNRLVFSPMSVVAHDDVHLFESIQKGLRAGGNEWVSLHRGYDAAERAQSTVTTNGTNELLMRNQFRAWAKAMAADMEVGA from the coding sequence ATGAACAGCTACCGCCACCATCCCGACCGCATCGCCGCGCTGGTGCAGGACGACCGCGTGCACCGCGACCTGTACCTGAGCGATGAGCTCTTCGCGCTCGAGCAGGAGCGCCTGTTCGCCAACAGCTGGGTCTTCCTCGGCCATGCGAGCCAGGTGCCGGCGGCGGGCGACTTCATCACGCAGGAGATCGCGGGCCGGCCGCTGCTGATGGTGCGGCAGCCCGACGGCGCGGTGCACGTCATGTACAACCGCTGCGCCCACAAGGGCACGCAGCTCGTGACGGACGAGAGCGGCAACACCGGCCGCTTCTTCCGCTGCCCCTACCACGCCTGGACCTACAAGCTCGACGGCGCGCCGCTGGGCCTGCCGCTGAAGAACGGCTACGAGGGCACGCAGCTGAAGGCCTGCGAGTCGGGGCAGGGGCTCTCGGCGGTCCGGCATGTGAAGGTCTACCGCGACTTCGTGTTCGTGCGGCTGTCGGATGCGGGCCCCTCGTTCGAGGATTACTTCGGCGAGGTGCTCGGCGCCATCGACAACATGGTCGACCGCTCGCCCGAGGGCCGGCTCACGGCCGAAGGCGGCGTGCTGCGCAACATCGTGCATTGCAACTGGAAGGTCTACCTCGAGAACATCAACGACACGGTGCATCCGATGTCCACCCACGAGTCGGCCACCCAGGCGGCCGAGGCGCTGTGGGAGGGCCATGCGCCCGATGACCCCAAGCCGATGGCGATGGAGCAGATCCTGCCCTTCGGCTCGGGCTACGAGTTCTTCGACAGGATGGGCGGGCGCGTGTTCGCCAACGGGCACAGCGTGCTGGGCATCCACTTCAGCATCCACTCCAACTATGCGCAGCTGCCCGCGTACGAGGCCGCGATGCGTGCCGCGCACGGCGAGGCGCGCGCCGCCGAGATCCTGCAGCGTTCGCCGCAGAACTCGGTGCTCTACCCGAGCCTCTCGGTCAAGGGTTCGCCGCAGGCCATCCGCGTGATCCGTCCGCTCGCGGCCGATCGCACGCTGATCGAGGCCTGGAGCTTCCGCGCGGCCGGCGCGCCGGCGCTGCTGTTCGAGCGCGCGCTGAGCTACAACCGGCTCGTGTTCTCGCCGATGTCGGTGGTCGCGCACGACGACGTGCATCTGTTCGAGAGCATCCAGAAGGGCCTGCGCGCCGGGGGCAACGAATGGGTCAGCCTGCACCGCGGCTACGACGCGGCCGAACGTGCGCAGTCGACCGTCACCACCAACGGCACCAACGAACTGCTGATGCGCAACCAGTTCCGCGCCTGGGCGAAGGCCATGGCGGCGGACATGGAGGTGGGCGCATGA
- a CDS encoding ABC transporter substrate-binding protein, translated as MTHRLSRIVAATAIALAASQALAADLKIGFISSLSGPVAALGVPYEKGIRAALAEHPQIAGRKVELIVLDDASDPTTAGRNARKLVVEDKVDVLIGTSGVPGAMAIAAVARELNTPLISPTPVTIAGPEGAWTVTVSQPFPLMVAGVVERMKQSGVKTVAFIGFSDALGDLAYDSLVKSAEKAGIKVVANERYARSDSSVAGQVLKIVAQRPDAVFAGNSGTPGALPYIALAERGYKGKIYGTHGLINADFVRVGGASIEGLQVPSGPVLVADQLPESNPIKKVAMGFRAAYQKVHGAVPTDAFSSYTYDAYLLLADAASRAKGEPGTPQYRTALRDAIASTRELVGTHGIYTFKPDDRYGSDQRGVVVVQMNKGQWKLVP; from the coding sequence ATGACGCACCGACTCTCCCGCATCGTCGCCGCCACCGCCATCGCGCTGGCCGCCTCGCAGGCCCTCGCGGCCGACCTCAAGATCGGCTTCATCAGCTCGCTCTCGGGCCCGGTGGCCGCGCTCGGGGTGCCCTACGAGAAGGGCATCCGCGCGGCGCTCGCCGAGCATCCGCAGATCGCGGGCCGCAAGGTCGAGTTGATCGTGCTCGACGACGCCTCCGACCCGACCACGGCCGGGCGCAATGCGCGCAAGCTGGTGGTCGAGGACAAGGTCGACGTGCTGATCGGCACCTCGGGCGTGCCCGGCGCGATGGCGATCGCCGCGGTCGCGCGCGAGCTCAACACGCCGCTGATCTCGCCCACGCCCGTCACCATCGCCGGCCCCGAGGGCGCCTGGACCGTGACCGTCTCGCAGCCCTTCCCGCTGATGGTCGCGGGCGTGGTCGAGCGCATGAAGCAGTCGGGCGTGAAGACCGTGGCCTTCATCGGCTTTTCCGACGCGCTCGGCGACCTGGCCTACGACTCGCTCGTGAAGAGCGCCGAGAAGGCCGGCATCAAGGTGGTGGCGAACGAGCGCTATGCGCGCAGCGATTCGTCGGTCGCGGGCCAGGTGCTCAAGATCGTGGCGCAGCGGCCCGACGCGGTGTTCGCGGGCAACTCGGGCACGCCGGGCGCGCTGCCCTACATCGCGCTCGCCGAGCGCGGCTACAAGGGCAAGATCTACGGCACGCACGGCCTGATCAACGCCGACTTCGTGCGCGTGGGCGGCGCATCGATCGAGGGCCTGCAGGTGCCGAGCGGCCCGGTGCTCGTGGCCGACCAGCTGCCCGAGAGCAACCCGATCAAGAAGGTGGCGATGGGCTTCCGCGCGGCCTACCAGAAGGTGCACGGCGCGGTGCCGACCGACGCCTTCTCGTCCTACACCTACGACGCCTACCTGCTGCTCGCCGATGCCGCCTCGCGCGCCAAGGGCGAGCCGGGCACGCCGCAGTACCGCACGGCGCTGCGCGACGCGATCGCGTCGACCAGGGAGCTGGTGGGCACGCACGGCATCTACACCTTCAAGCCCGACGACCGCTACGGCTCCGACCAGCGCGGCGTGGTGGTGGTGCAGATGAACAAGGGCCAGTGGAAGCTCGTTCCCTGA
- a CDS encoding ABC transporter substrate-binding protein, with amino-acid sequence MKNLPITPLRALAGLVLGLGLATGALAADLKVGFITSLSGPVSSLGIPYEKGMKAAVAYKSELGGRKIQLVQLDDASDPSTAARNARKMIEEDKVDVIIGTAGSPGALAIAGVARETKTPLISIANANLPGEEGAWMVTLPQPAPLMVSAVVERMKKSGVKTVGYIGFSDAWGDLVYDALQKSAGPEGIKIVSNERYARADASVTGQVLKIVALRPDAVITGTSGTPGALPYLALAERGYKGQIYGMHALINPDFVRVGGNAVEGLLAPTGPVIVAEQLPESNPIRKVSLDFRAAYQKANGAAPTDAFSAYSFDAWLLYLDAAQRALATKAEPGTPQFRVALRDAITSTKELVGTHSVYNFKPTDRYGSDERSRVVVKLEKGQWKLVP; translated from the coding sequence ATGAAGAATCTCCCGATCACCCCCCTGCGCGCGCTGGCCGGCCTCGTGCTCGGCCTCGGCCTGGCCACCGGCGCGCTCGCGGCCGACCTCAAGGTCGGCTTCATCACCTCGCTCTCGGGCCCGGTGTCCTCGCTCGGCATTCCCTACGAGAAGGGCATGAAGGCCGCGGTCGCCTACAAGTCGGAACTCGGCGGCCGCAAGATCCAGCTCGTGCAGCTCGACGACGCCTCCGATCCGTCGACCGCTGCGCGCAATGCCCGCAAGATGATCGAGGAGGACAAGGTCGACGTCATCATCGGCACCGCGGGCTCGCCCGGCGCGCTCGCCATCGCGGGCGTGGCGCGCGAGACGAAGACGCCGCTGATCTCCATCGCCAACGCCAACCTGCCGGGCGAGGAGGGCGCCTGGATGGTGACGCTGCCGCAGCCCGCGCCGCTGATGGTGAGCGCGGTGGTCGAGCGCATGAAGAAGTCGGGCGTGAAGACGGTGGGCTACATCGGCTTCTCCGACGCCTGGGGCGACCTGGTCTACGACGCGCTGCAGAAGAGCGCCGGCCCCGAGGGCATCAAGATCGTCTCCAACGAGCGCTATGCGCGCGCCGACGCGTCGGTCACCGGGCAGGTGCTCAAGATCGTGGCCCTGCGGCCCGACGCGGTGATCACCGGCACCTCGGGCACGCCGGGCGCGCTGCCCTACCTCGCGCTCGCGGAGCGCGGCTACAAGGGCCAGATCTACGGCATGCACGCGCTCATCAACCCCGACTTCGTGCGCGTGGGCGGCAACGCGGTCGAAGGCCTGCTGGCACCCACCGGCCCGGTGATCGTGGCCGAGCAGCTGCCCGAGAGCAACCCGATCCGCAAGGTCTCGCTCGATTTCCGCGCGGCCTACCAGAAGGCCAACGGCGCGGCGCCGACCGACGCCTTCTCGGCCTACAGCTTCGACGCATGGCTGCTCTACCTCGACGCCGCGCAGCGCGCACTCGCCACCAAGGCCGAGCCCGGCACGCCGCAGTTCCGCGTGGCGCTGCGCGATGCGATCACCAGCACGAAGGAGCTGGTGGGCACGCACAGCGTCTACAACTTCAAGCCGACGGACCGCTATGGCTCGGACGAGCGGTCGCGCGTGGTGGTGAAGCTCGAGAAGGGCCAGTGGAAGCTGGTTCCCTGA
- a CDS encoding SDR family oxidoreductase, whose amino-acid sequence MSTRPKVAAVTGGSAGIGRAICEDLLAQGYEVVSLARRKADIEHPKLHSIEVDLSDRAATGEAVRELVERFAPTTIVHNAGVIRAALLPEVKLDDLDALVDLHLGCAIQLVQGALPAMRAQRFGRVVLLSSRAALGLATRTSYSATKAGMLGMARTWALELAPEGITVNVVAPGPIRTDMFYDVVEAGSERERALAASVPVRRLGESADVARAVRFFASPENSFVTGQVLYVCGGTSVGSLAL is encoded by the coding sequence ATGAGCACCCGACCCAAAGTGGCCGCCGTCACCGGCGGCAGCGCCGGCATCGGCCGCGCGATCTGCGAGGACCTGCTCGCGCAGGGCTACGAGGTGGTCTCGCTCGCGCGCCGCAAGGCCGACATCGAGCATCCGAAACTGCACAGCATCGAGGTCGACCTGAGCGACCGCGCGGCCACGGGCGAGGCGGTGCGCGAACTGGTCGAGCGCTTCGCGCCGACCACCATCGTCCACAACGCCGGCGTGATCCGCGCCGCGCTGCTGCCCGAGGTGAAGCTCGACGACCTCGATGCGCTGGTCGACCTGCACCTGGGCTGCGCGATCCAGCTGGTGCAGGGCGCGCTGCCCGCGATGCGCGCGCAGCGCTTCGGCCGCGTGGTGCTGCTGTCCTCGCGCGCGGCGCTGGGCCTGGCCACGCGCACCAGCTATTCGGCCACCAAGGCCGGCATGCTGGGCATGGCGCGCACCTGGGCGCTCGAGCTCGCGCCCGAGGGCATCACGGTGAACGTGGTCGCACCCGGGCCGATCCGCACCGACATGTTCTACGACGTGGTCGAGGCCGGCAGCGAGCGCGAGCGCGCACTCGCGGCATCCGTGCCGGTCAGGCGCCTCGGCGAATCGGCCGACGTGGCGCGCGCGGTGCGCTTCTTCGCCAGCCCCGAGAACAGCTTCGTCACCGGACAGGTGCTGTACGTCTGCGGCGGCACCAGCGTCGGCAGCCTGGCGCTCTGA
- a CDS encoding cyclase family protein, protein MTTATDLMSAADILGGLVTAMASGRIRVIDLTQTLTPEFPQIALPPEMGQCWPFRIEEVSKYDERGPAWYWNNFSCGEHTGTHFDAPIHWISGRDLPNNAVDTIPVQNFVAPACVIDCSADVQANDDYLLSVADIERYEAAHGRIPKGAWVLMRTDWSKRSDPAAYQNFDETGQHTPGPSTEAVRFLVEQRDVLGFGSEAIGTDAGQGYHLRPPYPCHYYMHGAGRYGLQCLCNLDLLPPAGAVLICPPLKIEKGSGSPLRVLALVGGTV, encoded by the coding sequence ATGACCACAGCAACAGACCTCATGTCCGCCGCCGACATCCTCGGCGGCCTCGTGACCGCGATGGCGAGCGGCCGCATCCGCGTGATCGACCTCACGCAGACGCTCACGCCCGAGTTTCCGCAGATTGCGCTGCCGCCCGAGATGGGCCAGTGCTGGCCCTTCCGCATCGAGGAAGTCTCGAAGTACGACGAGCGCGGCCCGGCCTGGTACTGGAACAACTTCTCCTGCGGCGAGCACACGGGCACGCACTTCGATGCGCCGATCCACTGGATCTCGGGGCGCGACCTGCCGAACAACGCGGTCGACACCATTCCGGTGCAGAACTTCGTCGCGCCGGCCTGCGTGATCGACTGCTCGGCCGACGTCCAGGCCAACGACGACTACCTGCTGAGCGTGGCCGATATCGAGCGCTACGAGGCCGCGCACGGCCGCATCCCGAAGGGCGCGTGGGTGCTGATGCGCACCGACTGGTCCAAGCGCAGCGACCCGGCGGCCTACCAGAACTTCGACGAGACCGGCCAGCACACGCCCGGCCCGAGCACCGAGGCCGTGCGCTTCCTGGTCGAGCAGCGCGACGTGCTGGGCTTCGGCTCCGAGGCCATCGGCACCGACGCCGGCCAGGGCTACCACCTGCGCCCGCCATACCCCTGCCACTACTACATGCACGGCGCGGGCCGCTACGGGCTGCAGTGCCTCTGCAACCTCGACCTGCTGCCGCCCGCGGGCGCGGTGCTGATCTGCCCGCCGCTCAAGATCGAGAAGGGCAGCGGCAGCCCGCTGCGCGTGCTCGCGCTGGTGGGAGGTACCGTATGA